CGCTGTACATGCTGGAGCCGTGGGAGAGGACGGTGTTCAGTATCCTTTTCTGAGTCAAACAACTTCACACGGCTGAGCAAGTGAGCTAATGTGCTAACTTTAGCTACAGCGTTAGCAAAGCTAACCTAGCCCTTCCCCGGATAGTTAGATAAGGCTGCGTTTTGGAGGTGATTAATGTATTTAAGATGTGTTTTGAATATCAGTTAGGACATTTTACAAATGTATAGGCAAATTCGGGATGTAGGCCATGTAGCAGTCTATGTTCTATGGGGTAGCCAGATGCATTAACCTCTAAGTGGAGGCTCGTTAAATACACATAGTTTTAAAGGGAGATTTGCGTGACTGAATCCGAACTTCTTGTTAGTCGCAACGTGTCTGGCAGTGAAATAAAGAAATTGTATTTATAAGAATTACTCACGGTTTGAGTGTCGAGGTAAAGTCTCCTCCCTAATGTTTTAGATACTGCTTCAAATTTCGATTCTCTACTCTCGGTTACTTGTTAATAAGTAAAAACGCACCAAAGCGGTAGAATTGTTAATGGTGTTCGGTGTGCGTTTGGCCGCCTGGGGGGACGGGCGGCGTCCAGGCTGAGCCCGCTGCAGAAGTTTACTGAAAGGGAAGGATGGGCAGTTAATTATTAAACAGTTTGGTGTTGATGGTGTCATGGCTGCTCTTCGATCTGTGGTGCTGCAGTAAGCCTTCAGCCTACATGGTGTACATGATGTTTggtcttcctgctgctggtgtcacCCTCAGcgtcccctcctctcccctgaGACGAAGGTCTGTTTGTATGAGTTAGTCagagtttgtgttgttgtgctcCTCCTCCCCATCAAATCCCACAGCTCCTTTTTTGTGTACAGCCGTTTCATAAATGCCAAGAGGAACCTGACTTCCGTTTGAGGCGCAGAGTAGGAAGGATGAAGGTTATTTGGCTGATAATCAGGCAACTAAATCCTCACACAGCTCTCCTCAGTTGTGATGGGAGTTTGTTTATCAGCTgatagcaaaaaataaaaaaaacattaattttcTCATAGATGGTGTTTGATGACTGACGTGTGTACTTGAACAACTGTTTGAATCAGTAGTACAAAAATGATTTCCCAGAGTtcaaagtgacgtcttcagattGCGTGTCCAGCCAACCTTCCCACAGCCGAAGATACTGAATTTTCTGTAATGTGAGACAAGAAAAGGCAGCAAATTCTCATGTTTGAGGAGCtggaaatgtcaaatgtcagaaTAGTTTCCCATTAATTATCTCGTCAGTCAGCTGAAAAGATTAATCAACTGATTGTTTCAGATCTAATTTAATTCAGCTGTCATCAGAGCTCTTGTTGCGTCTTGTCCGTTAATGCATGTGTGGTGCCACACAGGTGTGTCTGCCAGAACAACAGCTGATCTGTGGGAGTAACCTGAGCACACAGGTGAGCCTCCTCTGGCGGTTGAATGAAATGTGATATGATGGTCTGAAAAGAGAGTGCCCAGCTTAGtttacagcagtgaaaatgactTCTCGTGGCAGCCTGCACGTCCCGTGGACACAGATTTACAGCGGCCAGGTTACTGCGGTGCATGCTGACATGTCTGATTACTTGCGTAACCCGTGTTCTCTGAGTAATTGGCTCACTCGAGTGGGTCTGAACGTTGGTGACTCTTGATGATCCACAGAACACGATGGCAGCAGTTTTCATTGGAAATGAGCCTTTAAACGAATGAGTGTCAGTGGGCAGGAGTTGACGTCGGACATGTCAGGACGTGAGACTGATTCAGAGCTCAGTCTTAACCACGGACAGTCTCTGACAGTGTCTTCAGGTATGTTCTGTGCTCCTTCAGAGGTTCGTCCTTAACGTCTCCTCTTCAGACTCCCTGCTGGTCTCTGTGGCCGGCATGGCTGTTTACACCGGCTATGTCTTCATGCCTCAGCACATCATGGCTATCCTGCACTACTTCGAGGTTGTCCAGTGACACGAAGACCCCGCCCACCCACCGGCCGTCTCTGGCTTCCTGTCCGTCAAACCACCGGCCCGTCTGTCCGCCGTCTCCTGGGCTTCAGGTGGGGATTGTTTCCAACCACGCTGAAGGCAgatctttcctcctcctcctcctccttttccaaaGCTGATTAAATATCAAAGCTCTGAGCGTCGTGCTGGAGGGCACGGTGGACACTGTTATTCCCGGGACTGTTTCTCCGTCACTCATATTTGGGATTGTGAACAAGGCGACGCCTTAGAAGAGAGTGTGCTTGATTTTGTTTcacccgttttttttttttaatcaagcgCACCTCACAGTAAATTATCTGGATGTCTGGTTGTGTGGACGTGAAGACGTGAAACCATTGTTGTCTTAGAGTTTTATGCGGGTTCAGGAAAGACTGCGGCTGCTGGACGAAGTACTTGTACTCCATTTTATGAGCCAAACAAGACGATTAGAGCAGGATCAGACCTCCGAATGAGGCCTGACTGTCAAAGTGGGCAGAAGCTGCTCTGAAGGaacacctgctgccattttcaaCCTTCAGCATCATTTTCCATCACCTTTAAAACCTCCCTGTCAGCATACAGACAGTCTGTATGAGACATACTAGCAGCAGTGCAGTCTGTTTTCTGCCATGTCACATGATAAACTGTCATCAAACATCTGCATAACAACACTAACGCCGGCTTTATGGTAAATGAGAGGTAGAGTCACAGCAGAAACTATGAGGAAATGTGGTCGTCTCATGGTGTCCTCTCAGAGGACACGTCCTGGAGTGATGTGGTCCACCATTGTTGGTGTTGCAGGATAAATcatgaacatgaaaaaacatatttatatGCTGCAGAAAGCAGGTTTATGTTTCTTTGATCCTTGTGAAGTGTCAGAGTTTCACCTCTTCAGACGTTAAACGCTCACAAGCCAAAAACTGCTCTAATGCACCAGTTCCCAACCTGGGGCCCGGGACCCCACTGAGGGTCGCAGGATAAATCTTTCCATAATATTTGCCTTTTCTCTTGGAAATTTTCTGAATAGTTTTATTTCTTAAATCCTGAATAATTTACCtctaaaaatgaaacagatcTAAGAAGGAAAAGTCTGATTTTGAGGCTCACTGACGAAGGTGGTCGAGAGGCAGAGCTCTACTCTCTTAACCAAAAcacttttctatttttgtatgtatttcttcttcctttcattCGTctgcactgtgactgtgatggaCTGCTGTAAAACGGTGGCAGTCGAGCTCTGGCTCAGTTTGGAGACAGTTTAATGACTCTTGAAGCTGCTTCAGCATCTCTCTTGTTACTGTGCGCTTGtggct
This window of the Chaetodon auriga isolate fChaAug3 chromosome 14, fChaAug3.hap1, whole genome shotgun sequence genome carries:
- the sptssa gene encoding serine palmitoyltransferase small subunit A codes for the protein MALGDCWKQLSWFYYQYLLVTALYMLEPWERTVFNSLLVSVAGMAVYTGYVFMPQHIMAILHYFEVVQ